In a genomic window of Flavobacterium lipolyticum:
- a CDS encoding polysaccharide deacetylase family protein: MNLAQKLGYPENTKLLIIHADDAGLSHSENQATIKTLQNGFVNSYSIMVPCPWFFEMANFAKDNPQYDCGIHLTLTCEWEYYKFGPVLPLSEVSSLTDQNGHFYKNRTDFRNNAKLPEIRKELTAQIEKALQFGIQPTHLDSHMCSVGVTPEILEIYKELGKQYNLPVFINKQFVESISLSNEKYHFEDTLLADHLLIGYFSDFEKGELRKSYSKALDNVIPGLNVFLLHPAFDDFEMQGITLNHPNFGSAWRQIDFDFFTSEDCGAKLKENNIQLVTWREIASIR, translated from the coding sequence ATGAACCTAGCACAAAAACTTGGATATCCTGAAAACACTAAACTATTAATTATTCATGCTGATGATGCTGGTCTGTCTCATTCTGAAAATCAGGCGACCATAAAAACACTGCAAAATGGCTTTGTAAACTCTTACAGCATAATGGTTCCCTGTCCATGGTTTTTCGAAATGGCTAATTTTGCCAAAGACAATCCACAGTACGATTGTGGTATTCACCTCACCTTAACCTGCGAGTGGGAGTATTACAAATTTGGTCCGGTCCTTCCGCTTTCTGAGGTTTCAAGTTTAACTGATCAAAATGGTCATTTCTACAAAAACAGAACTGATTTTAGAAATAATGCCAAACTTCCTGAAATCAGGAAAGAACTTACTGCTCAAATCGAAAAAGCTTTACAATTTGGAATACAGCCTACCCATCTTGATTCACACATGTGCAGCGTGGGTGTAACTCCTGAAATTTTAGAAATCTATAAAGAACTCGGAAAACAATATAATCTTCCGGTTTTCATTAACAAACAATTTGTTGAATCCATCAGTTTATCTAACGAAAAATACCATTTTGAAGACACTCTTCTCGCTGATCATTTATTGATTGGATATTTTTCGGACTTTGAAAAAGGAGAATTAAGGAAATCATACTCCAAGGCGCTGGACAATGTTATTCCGGGATTAAATGTATTTCTGCTTCACCCTGCTTTTGACGATTTCGAAATGCAGGGCATCACCCTAAATCATCCCAATTTTGGTTCGGCCTGGCGACAAATTGACTTTGACTTTTTCACCAGTGAAGACTGCGGGGCAAAGCTGAAAGAAAATAACATTCAACTAGTGACCTGGCGAGAGATTGCATCAATTAGATAA
- a CDS encoding shikimate kinase: MKKIILLGYMGCGKSTIAQNMSKITNIPFLDLDKCIEERANLSIKEIFEKQGEIYFRKLEHEMFVELLRSPERSIIGLGGGTPCYANNHELLKGKDVISIYLKASIETLYGRLVHNKSKRPLIAEMNEEEMKEFIAKHLFDRSFYYNQAQYKVTVDDKTVEETVQDILAVLA, translated from the coding sequence ATGAAAAAAATTATATTGTTAGGATATATGGGGTGCGGTAAGTCAACGATTGCCCAAAATATGTCAAAAATTACAAATATTCCATTTCTGGATTTGGACAAATGCATCGAAGAGAGAGCTAATTTATCAATAAAGGAGATTTTCGAGAAACAGGGAGAGATTTATTTTAGAAAATTAGAACATGAAATGTTTGTAGAATTGCTCCGGTCTCCTGAAAGAAGTATAATAGGTTTAGGAGGGGGAACACCTTGTTATGCCAATAATCATGAATTATTAAAAGGGAAAGATGTCATTTCAATCTATTTAAAGGCTTCTATCGAAACTTTATACGGAAGATTGGTTCACAATAAAAGCAAGCGTCCTTTAATTGCTGAAATGAATGAAGAGGAAATGAAAGAATTTATCGCGAAACATTTGTTCGACAGAAGCTTTTATTACAACCAGGCCCAATATAAGGTTACGGTTGATGATAAAACTGTCGAAGAAACGGTTCAGGATATTTTAGCTGTTTTAGCTTAA
- a CDS encoding FKBP-type peptidyl-prolyl cis-trans isomerase — MNKFKYYFILLLAGISFVSCNKKDDDEVVVAPLKDYQEQFNIDNANIEEYLKTNYITVVDKPGDLTDQDVTFTKITDPATQPSIMSYLNSATFPKLLTRNVDLHGIKYKMYYLVLREGTGISPMNTDGVVAAYKGEYLKRVEKTATDPEKLTTTFFEQVVYVNNIVDLYSAIMGWSEVFPQFKKGTSKANADGTMSYKDFGAGVLFIPSGLGYYANPPSSGSIPAYAPLIFTVKLYDFKRLDHENNGYSSAGVLIENPDGVFDYQEDLNGDGYVYDYRNTTLYPKAPENLDDTDKDGIPDFLDQDDDGDGFTTRFEVTKPTDAPYSGLSKYYPYDPILDNPSTPNIDESETWGIPSRPSGALTDPSKPESITNPKKFVPADYTTPGRKRIHLDNTYPYKQN, encoded by the coding sequence ATGAATAAATTTAAATATTATTTTATTTTATTGCTTGCAGGTATTTCGTTTGTTTCTTGTAATAAAAAGGATGATGATGAAGTGGTGGTGGCTCCTTTAAAAGATTATCAGGAACAATTTAATATTGATAATGCAAATATTGAGGAATATTTAAAGACAAATTATATTACGGTAGTTGATAAGCCTGGAGATTTAACAGATCAGGATGTTACATTTACGAAGATTACTGATCCTGCGACGCAGCCTTCAATCATGTCTTATTTAAATAGTGCTACGTTTCCTAAGTTGTTAACTAGAAATGTGGATTTGCATGGAATAAAATATAAAATGTATTATTTGGTCTTGAGAGAAGGAACTGGTATATCGCCAATGAATACAGACGGTGTAGTAGCAGCTTATAAAGGGGAGTATTTAAAGCGAGTTGAGAAAACAGCTACGGATCCCGAGAAGTTAACCACTACATTCTTTGAGCAAGTTGTATATGTAAATAATATTGTGGATTTGTATAGTGCAATTATGGGATGGAGTGAAGTTTTTCCTCAATTTAAAAAAGGGACAAGTAAAGCGAATGCTGATGGAACTATGAGTTATAAGGACTTTGGTGCTGGAGTATTGTTTATTCCTTCGGGATTAGGATATTATGCAAATCCGCCTTCATCAGGCTCAATACCTGCTTATGCGCCTTTAATTTTTACAGTTAAATTGTATGATTTTAAAAGATTAGATCACGAAAACAATGGTTATTCCAGTGCGGGTGTTTTGATTGAGAATCCAGATGGGGTTTTTGATTATCAGGAAGATCTTAACGGAGATGGTTATGTTTATGATTACAGAAACACAACGTTGTATCCTAAAGCTCCTGAAAATTTGGATGATACTGATAAAGACGGAATTCCGGATTTCTTAGATCAGGACGATGATGGAGATGGTTTTACGACTCGATTTGAAGTTACTAAACCTACTGACGCTCCATATTCTGGTTTGAGTAAGTATTATCCGTATGATCCAATTTTAGATAATCCATCTACACCTAATATTGATGAGTCTGAGACTTGGGGAATACCGAGCAGGCCAAGTGGGGCTCTTACTGATCCTAGTAAGCCGGAATCTATAACAAATCCCAAAAAATTTGTTCCTGCAGATTATACGACACCAGGTAGAAAAAGGATTCATTTGGATAATACTTATCCATATAAACAAAATTAA
- a CDS encoding RNA-binding S4 domain-containing protein yields the protein MRIDKYLWCVRYYKTRNMVTEACKKNHITVNGQVAKPSKEVFPTDRITFRKDQITQIITVLDIPESRVGAKLVDIYRKNETPPETYAHLELLKLSKEHYRKSGTGRPTKKDRRDIDEYGNEIFDEEEEV from the coding sequence ATGAGAATAGACAAATACCTCTGGTGTGTACGATATTACAAGACCAGAAACATGGTTACGGAAGCCTGCAAAAAGAACCATATCACTGTAAATGGGCAGGTTGCCAAACCATCCAAAGAGGTTTTTCCAACCGACAGAATTACTTTTAGAAAAGATCAGATTACACAAATTATAACTGTACTCGACATCCCTGAAAGCCGTGTTGGAGCAAAATTGGTTGACATATACCGAAAAAACGAAACTCCGCCTGAAACATATGCTCATCTGGAATTACTAAAACTATCCAAAGAACATTATCGCAAAAGCGGTACCGGAAGACCTACCAAAAAAGACCGTCGTGATATTGACGAATACGGCAACGAAATATTTGATGAGGAAGAAGAAGTTTAA
- a CDS encoding transketolase family protein: MKKYTNTGSKDTRSGFGAGMTELGQKNENVVALCADLIGSLKFDDFKKNHPERFFQIGIAEANMIGIAAGLTIGGKIPFTGTFANFSTGRVYDQIRQSVAYSDKNVKICASHAGLTLGEDGATHQILEDIGLMKMLPGMTVINTCDYNQTKAATLALADHHGPAYLRFGRPVVPNFTPADEPFVIGKAILLNEGTDVTIVATGHLVWEALIAAEALEAKGISAEVINIHTIKPLDEEAILKSLAKTKCVVTAEEHNILGGLGESVSRVLALNNPAPQEFVAVNDSFGESGTPEQLMEKYKLNNQAIVEAVERVIKRK, encoded by the coding sequence ATGAAAAAATATACAAATACAGGAAGTAAAGATACTCGTTCGGGTTTTGGAGCGGGAATGACTGAACTAGGTCAAAAAAACGAAAATGTTGTGGCATTATGTGCTGATTTAATTGGATCATTAAAATTTGATGATTTCAAAAAAAATCACCCGGAACGTTTCTTTCAAATCGGAATCGCTGAAGCGAATATGATTGGAATCGCTGCAGGTTTAACTATTGGAGGAAAAATTCCTTTTACAGGAACTTTTGCTAACTTCTCCACAGGAAGAGTTTACGACCAAATTCGTCAATCAGTTGCTTATTCTGATAAAAACGTAAAAATTTGTGCTTCTCACGCCGGTTTAACACTAGGTGAAGACGGAGCAACACACCAAATCCTTGAAGATATTGGATTAATGAAAATGTTGCCAGGAATGACTGTAATCAATACTTGTGATTACAATCAGACTAAAGCTGCTACTTTAGCATTAGCAGATCATCACGGACCGGCTTACTTACGTTTCGGTCGTCCGGTAGTTCCTAACTTCACTCCTGCTGATGAGCCTTTCGTAATTGGAAAAGCAATTTTACTAAACGAAGGAACTGACGTAACTATCGTTGCAACAGGACACTTAGTTTGGGAGGCACTTATCGCCGCTGAAGCCCTTGAAGCAAAAGGAATTTCTGCTGAAGTAATCAACATCCACACGATCAAACCTCTTGACGAAGAAGCTATTCTAAAATCATTGGCTAAAACAAAATGTGTGGTAACTGCCGAAGAGCACAACATCCTTGGAGGCCTTGGAGAAAGCGTTTCAAGAGTATTAGCTCTAAACAATCCTGCACCGCAAGAATTTGTTGCTGTTAACGACAGTTTTGGTGAATCCGGAACTCCGGAACAACTAATGGAAAAATACAAACTAAACAATCAGGCGATCGTTGAAGCTGTAGAAAGAGTAATCAAAAGAAAATAA
- a CDS encoding LptF/LptG family permease: protein MLTIIDKYILKRYLATFSVMILLFIPIGIVIDVSEKVNKMLENKVPFTAIAIYYYNFTVYFANSLFPIFLFLSVIWFTSKLANNTEIIAVLSSGISYSRFLRPYIIGASIVSVFVLLLGFFIVPAASEGFNNFRYTYLKGNGKVEMLGNNTNVYRQINDNDFIFVNSFNEESKTAFNFTLEHFENEKLNYKITASRIKWDPKSKTYALYDYTKRTLGELNDQIEKSPEKRVAFKFELADLTPVVYIAETLPLGKLIDFIEKERKRGSGNINTYLVVLYKKYSVPVSAFILTIIAVAVSSMKRRGGMGTNLAIGIAIAFSFVFFDKIFGTLAEKSTFSPLFAVWFPNIVFGILAVYLLRNAKR from the coding sequence ATGTTAACGATAATAGATAAGTATATTTTAAAAAGATATTTAGCCACTTTCTCGGTGATGATCTTGTTATTTATTCCAATTGGAATTGTAATTGACGTTTCTGAAAAGGTGAATAAGATGTTGGAAAATAAAGTTCCGTTTACTGCAATTGCGATTTATTATTACAATTTTACGGTTTATTTTGCGAACTCCCTCTTTCCGATCTTTTTGTTTTTATCTGTAATTTGGTTTACTTCAAAACTGGCCAATAATACAGAAATTATTGCTGTCTTAAGTTCCGGAATTTCATATTCACGTTTTTTAAGACCTTATATTATTGGCGCTTCAATCGTTTCGGTTTTTGTGCTTTTATTGGGATTTTTTATTGTTCCTGCGGCCAGTGAAGGTTTTAATAATTTTAGGTATACTTACTTAAAAGGTAACGGAAAAGTAGAGATGTTGGGTAATAATACCAATGTATATCGACAAATTAATGACAACGATTTTATTTTTGTCAATAGCTTTAATGAAGAGTCTAAAACAGCCTTTAATTTTACATTAGAACATTTCGAAAATGAAAAGCTGAACTATAAAATTACGGCCAGCCGTATCAAATGGGATCCTAAATCTAAGACTTATGCTTTGTATGATTATACAAAAAGAACTCTGGGAGAATTAAACGATCAGATCGAAAAAAGTCCTGAGAAAAGAGTTGCTTTCAAGTTTGAACTAGCCGATTTAACTCCCGTAGTTTACATTGCAGAAACCTTACCGCTTGGAAAACTGATCGATTTTATTGAAAAAGAACGTAAAAGAGGTTCGGGGAATATTAATACTTATTTAGTTGTATTGTACAAAAAATACAGTGTACCCGTTTCTGCTTTTATTCTGACTATTATCGCGGTGGCGGTTTCATCAATGAAGCGCCGTGGAGGTATGGGGACGAATCTGGCGATCGGAATTGCAATTGCCTTTTCGTTTGTGTTTTTTGATAAAATATTCGGAACATTAGCCGAAAAATCTACCTTCTCACCTTTATTTGCTGTTTGGTTCCCGAATATTGTTTTCGGAATCCTGGCAGTTTACTTATTACGTAATGCGAAACGATAA
- a CDS encoding phosphoribosyltransferase domain-containing protein, with translation MSKNIILTNQEIEHKIKRIAYQIYETFVDEDEVVIAGIASNGSVFAQKLALSLTRISTLKVSLCEVKIDKQNPQSPIYTSLTKEEYENKGLVLVDDVLNSGTTLIYAVRHFLDVPLKKFKTAVLVDRNHKKYPVKADFKGISLSTSLLEHVQVVFDDNGDNYAFLS, from the coding sequence ATGAGCAAAAATATCATTTTAACCAATCAGGAAATCGAACACAAAATAAAACGTATCGCTTATCAGATATACGAAACTTTTGTGGATGAAGACGAAGTCGTAATTGCAGGAATTGCTTCGAATGGTTCTGTTTTTGCTCAAAAGCTTGCTTTGTCCTTAACCCGCATTTCAACACTTAAAGTTTCTCTTTGCGAAGTTAAAATCGACAAACAAAATCCACAATCACCTATCTACACCTCATTAACCAAAGAAGAATACGAAAACAAAGGTCTGGTTTTAGTAGATGACGTTTTAAATTCAGGTACTACTTTAATCTATGCTGTCCGTCATTTCTTAGATGTTCCGCTTAAGAAATTCAAGACAGCAGTATTGGTTGACAGAAACCATAAGAAGTATCCGGTAAAAGCCGATTTCAAAGGAATCTCTTTGTCTACTTCTTTATTAGAACATGTACAGGTTGTTTTTGATGATAACGGCGACAACTATGCCTTCTTAAGCTAA
- a CDS encoding transketolase, which yields MKPNTQQLSDLTIQVRRDILRMVHAVNSGHPGGSLGCTEFLVTLYQNIMERKEGFDMDGIGEDIFFLSNGHISPVFYSVLARSGYFPVSELATFRLLNSRLQGHPTTHEGLPGIRMASGSLGQGLSVAIGAAQAKKLNGDNHLIYSLHGDGELQEGQNWEAIMYASAKKVDNLIATVDVNGKQIDGTTDEVLAMGSLRAKFEAFDWDVLEIKEGNNIEAIIAGLNDAKSKTGKGKPVCILLYTEMGNGVDFMMHTHAWHGKAPNNDQLASALAQNTSTLADY from the coding sequence ATGAAGCCTAACACACAACAATTAAGCGATTTAACTATCCAAGTAAGAAGAGATATTCTTCGCATGGTACATGCTGTCAACTCAGGTCACCCAGGTGGTTCATTAGGTTGTACTGAATTTTTGGTAACACTGTACCAAAACATTATGGAACGTAAAGAAGGTTTTGATATGGACGGAATCGGAGAAGACATCTTCTTCCTTTCAAACGGACATATTTCTCCTGTTTTTTATAGCGTATTAGCACGTAGCGGTTATTTCCCTGTTTCAGAGCTTGCTACTTTCAGATTACTAAACTCTCGTTTGCAAGGACATCCAACAACTCATGAAGGATTACCTGGAATTCGCATGGCTTCTGGTTCACTAGGACAAGGTTTATCTGTAGCTATTGGTGCAGCACAGGCAAAAAAATTAAATGGTGACAATCATTTAATTTACAGCTTACACGGAGATGGTGAATTACAAGAAGGTCAAAACTGGGAAGCGATCATGTATGCTTCTGCTAAAAAAGTAGACAACCTTATTGCAACTGTAGACGTTAACGGGAAACAAATTGACGGAACAACTGACGAAGTTTTAGCAATGGGAAGCCTTCGTGCAAAATTTGAAGCTTTTGACTGGGACGTTCTTGAAATTAAAGAAGGAAACAACATAGAAGCTATTATTGCAGGTTTAAACGATGCGAAATCAAAAACCGGAAAAGGAAAACCAGTTTGCATTTTGCTATATACAGAAATGGGTAACGGAGTTGATTTTATGATGCACACACATGCATGGCACGGTAAAGCACCAAACAACGATCAGTTGGCAAGTGCTCTGGCTCAAAACACATCAACTTTAGCAGACTATTAA
- the tgt gene encoding tRNA guanosine(34) transglycosylase Tgt — MKFDLLQRDPQSKARAGSITTDHGVIETPIFMPVGTVASVKGVHQRELKDDINPDIILGNTYHLYLRPQTEILEKAGGLHKFMNWDRNILTDSGGYQVYSLSNNRKIKEEGVKFKSHIDGSYHFFSPESVMEIQRTIGADIIMAFDECTPYPCDYRYAQRSMHMTHRWLDRCINHLDKVPYKYGYEQTFFPIVQGSTYKDLRRQSAEYIANAGQQGNAIGGLSVGEPAEEMYAMTEVVCEILPEDKPRYLMGVGTPINILENIALGIDMFDCVMPTRNARNGMLFTANGTINIKNKKWEADFSPIDEMGHTFVDTEYTKAYLRHLFAANEYLGKQIATIHNLGFYMWLVREARKHILAGDFRPWKEMMVKNMSQRL, encoded by the coding sequence ATGAAGTTTGATTTATTACAAAGAGATCCGCAATCTAAAGCAAGAGCGGGAAGTATTACTACAGATCACGGTGTAATCGAAACGCCTATTTTTATGCCAGTTGGGACGGTGGCTTCTGTAAAAGGAGTGCATCAGCGAGAACTTAAAGACGATATCAATCCGGATATTATTCTTGGAAATACCTATCATTTGTATTTACGTCCGCAGACCGAAATTTTGGAGAAAGCAGGTGGATTGCATAAATTTATGAATTGGGATCGTAATATTTTAACAGATTCTGGAGGATATCAGGTGTACTCTCTTTCTAATAACAGAAAAATTAAGGAAGAAGGAGTAAAGTTCAAATCTCATATTGATGGTTCGTACCACTTTTTTTCGCCGGAAAGCGTAATGGAAATTCAACGTACTATTGGGGCCGATATTATTATGGCTTTTGATGAATGTACGCCATACCCATGTGATTACAGATATGCACAGCGTTCGATGCACATGACCCACCGCTGGTTAGATCGTTGTATCAATCACTTGGATAAAGTGCCTTATAAATATGGATACGAGCAAACATTTTTTCCAATTGTTCAGGGAAGTACTTATAAAGATTTACGTCGTCAGTCGGCAGAATATATTGCCAATGCAGGACAACAAGGAAATGCAATTGGAGGTTTGTCTGTAGGAGAACCTGCAGAAGAAATGTATGCCATGACCGAAGTAGTTTGCGAAATTTTACCGGAGGACAAACCACGTTATTTAATGGGGGTTGGAACTCCGATTAATATTTTAGAAAATATTGCTTTAGGAATCGATATGTTCGATTGTGTAATGCCAACCCGTAATGCCAGAAACGGTATGTTGTTTACAGCAAACGGAACCATCAACATCAAGAATAAAAAGTGGGAAGCTGACTTTTCTCCAATCGATGAAATGGGACATACTTTTGTGGATACAGAATACACAAAAGCGTATTTACGTCACTTATTTGCGGCTAATGAGTATTTAGGAAAACAAATTGCGACTATTCACAATCTTGGTTTTTACATGTGGTTGGTTCGTGAAGCCAGAAAACATATCTTAGCAGGCGATTTCAGACCATGGAAAGAAATGATGGTTAAAAATATGAGTCAAAGACTATAA
- a CDS encoding PepSY-associated TM helix domain-containing protein, with amino-acid sequence MRKVLNKIHLWLGLMCGLVVFVSMLAASIYVWEKELSSWYHKEKLFVPEVKEVVLPLDSLMVIVQKKHPLADYVEISKDPKKSYVFTSYEENTKPHWTAASDYANYSSIYIDQYTGKELGEVDLRYDWISNMRLLHQNLLLTYEVGHYIVGFSTVFIFILVLTGIYLWWPKNKAALKQRIWFKWKNTTRWKRKNYDIHNIGGIYTFIFILIFAITGLVWTFDWWTNGIYRLLGNDPEKVWAKVPEISNKEVVQVKDPLEYIVRDSRFKTSEWISVGLSLPEKSSKEAVPVTTYVKHEGNSGWDESDSYTYNSLSAENYFTVTQNDKTLGAKWRNSNYAIHTGSIYGFPTKVLATFISLFCALLPVSGFLIWWGRNKKKR; translated from the coding sequence ATGAGAAAAGTATTAAATAAAATACATCTATGGCTTGGGCTTATGTGTGGACTTGTTGTATTTGTAAGTATGTTGGCAGCCAGTATTTATGTATGGGAAAAAGAATTGTCTTCATGGTATCATAAAGAAAAATTATTTGTACCTGAAGTAAAAGAGGTGGTTTTACCATTGGATAGTCTTATGGTGATTGTTCAGAAAAAACATCCACTTGCTGATTATGTGGAGATTAGTAAAGACCCGAAAAAGTCCTATGTTTTTACAAGTTATGAAGAGAATACTAAGCCGCATTGGACGGCTGCTTCTGATTACGCAAATTATAGTAGTATTTATATAGATCAATATACGGGGAAAGAATTAGGTGAAGTTGATTTAAGGTACGACTGGATATCTAATATGAGGCTGCTCCATCAGAATCTATTGTTGACCTACGAGGTAGGACATTATATTGTGGGATTTTCAACTGTGTTTATTTTTATTCTGGTCTTAACTGGTATTTATTTGTGGTGGCCTAAAAATAAAGCAGCATTGAAACAAAGGATATGGTTTAAATGGAAAAATACCACTAGGTGGAAGCGTAAAAACTATGATATTCACAACATAGGAGGGATTTATACTTTTATATTCATTCTGATTTTTGCTATTACCGGTTTAGTTTGGACTTTTGACTGGTGGACGAATGGGATATACAGGCTTTTAGGGAACGATCCGGAAAAGGTATGGGCTAAGGTTCCTGAAATCTCCAATAAGGAGGTTGTACAGGTAAAAGATCCCTTAGAGTATATTGTTAGGGATTCTAGGTTTAAGACATCTGAGTGGATTTCTGTTGGTTTGTCTTTGCCTGAGAAATCTTCTAAGGAAGCGGTTCCGGTTACTACTTATGTTAAACATGAAGGGAATTCAGGTTGGGATGAATCTGATAGTTATACTTATAATAGTCTTTCGGCTGAAAATTATTTTACGGTAACTCAAAACGATAAAACCCTTGGGGCAAAATGGAGGAATAGTAATTATGCTATTCACACGGGGAGTATTTATGGTTTTCCTACAAAAGTATTGGCGACATTTATTTCTTTGTTCTGTGCGTTACTTCCGGTGAGTGGTTTTTTGATATGGTGGGGACGAAATAAAAAGAAGCGATAA